The Humulus lupulus chromosome 3, drHumLupu1.1, whole genome shotgun sequence genome window below encodes:
- the LOC133823742 gene encoding uncharacterized protein LOC133823742, which yields MEVGRDHDGLWMRLPLTPLKHDTVRLFVDRLTKSAHFIQIRKDCKVSELARLHVVQFEVGDYVFLKVTPMLGVTRFGGKGKLAPRYIGPFEIIERDGEVDYQLNLPARLGHVHNVFHVSMLRKYTPDPSHIIEYEAIPLQEDVTCEEQLIRILARKLNVLRNKKIPVVKGLWRNHREDEATWELELELYEKYPHLFNF from the exons atggaagtggggcGAGATCACGATGGACTTTGGATGAGAttaccattaacaccattaaagCATGATACTGTCCGATTGTTTGTCGATCGTTTGACCAAATCTGCTCATTTCATTCAAATTAGGAAGGATTGCAAGGTTTCTGAACTAGCTCGACTTCATGTGG TTCAGTTTGAGGTTGGTGACTATGTCTTCTTGAAAGTTACTCCCATGCTTGGTGTGACGAGATTTGGAGGGAAGGGTAAGCTAGCCCCGAGGtatattggacctttcgagattatCGAGAGGGATGGGGAGGTCGATTATCAATTGAACTTACCAGCGCGGTTGGGGCatgttcacaatgtgttccatgtgtCGATGCTGAGGAAGTATACTCCAGACCCATCGCACATCATTGAGTATGAGGCTATCCCTCTTCAAGAGGACGTGACATGTGAAGAACAACTTATCAGAATTTTAGCGAGAAAGTTAAATGTGCTAAGGAATAAAAAGATTCCAGTAGTCAAGGGCTTATGGCGAAACCATAGAGAAGACGAGGCTACTTGGGAGTTAGAGTTGGAGTTGTATGAgaagtatcctcatttgtttaatttttag